The Aethina tumida isolate Nest 87 chromosome 6, icAetTumi1.1, whole genome shotgun sequence nucleotide sequence ATTTCTTTCCAACAACTCAAACCATGTTTTTTGTCAAATGAGAATTGGAGAATGAGGAGGGGACGAAGGAGAGAGTGATTGACGCGTCGTTTGAGTACGTTAACACGACTGTCACTAGTCTAGACAACGATTTATTGCCCGAAAtcaataacaacaaattttttgttttccacGCGTCTAATTGTCTAATCAAAACGACTGTGTTCGGTGCGGTGACGATGACGGTGACGGTGACGGTGACGGTGACGGTGGCGACGCGCGATACGATGCAACGCCACTAATGGAAAGATTTACGTGTAGAAAATATgctcaaaacaaaattgttatgtaCCCAACATTCCCAGAATATTTCCTCGAAACCGATTATTTTATCATCACGAAAAAATGCACTTTGTCAAGATAAACggccaaacaaacaaacaaacaaacatcaaaaaattatctgCTCGCACTTTTAACGCCATCAgactttttcaacaaacaacaCCGAAATCTAATCGATCGTGGTGTGCAACAAATGCCCGAGATTGTCCGTCCATCTATACACATAGATGGACGGACAATCCCGTTCGTCGTAACAGAACGGACGGAATTTTGCCTAAAACGGAAGCCGGTTTTCAATCACGATTCTTCTGTGTCGACCACTTTTTTAATCGTTTATCTATCGATTCCTACAATCGATCAATTCTCTAATCCAAATCGACGTGTATCGCGACGACaatcattcaaattataaCGCACACGACGAGGTGCGAgctacagaaaaatatttttacgcgACTGTACCGTTCGCATCCGCTCGTAAAACATTATTACAACAGACAATTGTCGCCGAATTTATTGGCGgtcgaaaaaaaaattaggccACGACCCAATCAaaaattgcattaaaaaaaaactctgCGATCCCGCaaaaacagtaattaattcttttccCGCGACGACCGCGCCCTCTGTCAGACACTGACGAAACGCgactgaataaaattacatgtaCCGTCTGATTGAATCAATTGCGCCACCTCCTTGATGGTGACAAAGCTGAGTactaaaatatacagaaacATACAAAATATCGTAATGATGGTTCGGTATGGTTCGCACAAGATGGAGACAATTTTCATTGTTGCGAATCTGTCAAACATGCGAAGAAACTGTGTCAAATAAACTTGAAATCCGAATGTGATTTTTCTATGTGACCGTGAATTAAAATCACTTCCAACGTTCGTCCCACAAATCGGGGtgagtttaaaaaattgtgacaaTCGAAGTGGTCGACGTTGAAATTCATTTGCCGGATTTAGGTTAATGTTTTCGATCGATATTTCGAGTGTATATATACCAAATATGCAATCGCAAAATAAACAACACCCCGTTTTCCGGTGtcacagttaaaaataaaaccgcGCACACACAAACACACCCCATAATGTacgcaattaatttaattaattaactagcCCAAATTCATTAcggaacattaattaattaatcagttaattaatatttttttttattttagtttatgtttTCTAGTTAGACTATTCACACAAATGGGTAAGTTCTATTTGACACACTCAATTAAGCTTTAACTACCTTAACACGTACAGTGTCGGttctgtattaataatatttatttggctTGTGCgtaattttcacatttacgATTGACTTTTCAGAGGAGATGGTTCGTGTGATTTCCGTTCATCATTTCGCGCAACAATCGGTGCAGGTGGTGGAGCAGCCGACCGCCTGCACGGTGGCGCCGCCCCACCGCCTCTTGTTAGCCCTCACCAGCAACTGCGTGGAGGTGCGCGATCTCCTCCACGACTCCGATCTTCTCTTCACCTTCCCGACCGTCGACGAGGTTCTGGAGATCGTGCACTGTCTCAACGGCGACTACGTGGCCACACTCGAAACCAAATTCAATCGGCAAAACAAGGAAACGAATTTCGTTCGGGTCTACGTTAACTGGGACACGGTGGCCACGTTGCAACAGTCCAAGATGACGTCGAGCGGCGTCAGTTTGGGCGCCTCGGAGTGCGGAATGGTGCAGCCGATGAGGGCGAGGATTGCCGGTCGAGTGACACCGACCACCAACCAGAGCGAACTCGGATCGCTCGAAATGATCGAGATTCCGGTCAAATTGAACCCGAACGCCATCAGCTGCTGTCAGGTCTCCGGCAATTTGATCATACTGGCCGACAAGACCGTCAACTTTTACAGCTTCCGAGTGAAGACGCACGACATTTCCAAACTGAAGTTTGTTGACTTTGAAGAGATTCCCATCATGGTCCAGTTGAGTTTCGCTCCCACCACCATCGAGATGTGCGAGAATTACGTGGCTTGCATGAACAAGGACAGCTTCCATTTGTTCAGGATCGACGACGCAGCCAAAGACAACACCGAACCGACCAGCAACGACTTTCAGTCAGAATTTCAGTACTCGCAACAACAAACTGTCGATTACAAACGATTGGTGAGAGAGGAGACGATGCAAAACAAAGACAAAATTACGATCAATCTGCCCACGATAATGAGGGAGAACAGCATCATCCACAAGAACAATCCCTTCACTTTTTCCGATAAGGAGATGATCGCAACCATAAAAGCTACGACTCCAAACAACAAAGCTGCCAACAGCTACACCATTCACAATCTcattcaactgaaattaattccGATCTTGATCGAATCTGGACCCAAATCGGTGGCCGAAGAGTTTAAGAGCTTAGTTCTGAAACCGTTGTACATCGACGAAACTTTGAACAGATCGAATTCTTCGGTGGACGATCGATATTTCAGCAGTTACTACCGGAAGAATTTCAACAGTTTGGTTTGCATGATTGCCACGCAACAGGAGGGTTACATGTACCACTTTGATGATGCGGAAACGTCTTCGGAAAAGGATAATTGCATAGCCATTTATCCGTTCACTGCGCCCGTTCATAAGTTGGTGATGGAGGATTACTTTTTGCATGCGCTGACGGAAACCGGATTGGAGAGTTACACTTTGAGATTTGGCCATCAGATGTGCAGAAACTTTCAAGTTATTGACGGTGTTAATGTggtaatacaatataatttttaatcgacATTTCCGTACAGTTTGTTGCTTCTCTTTTCAGGCTTGTCCTTCGATTACCGATTCCATTTGCCTCGTTGGTTTGCGACCTTTCTTGGGTGTCGAACAGATTTTACTCTCGCAGAATCACTTGCTGCTGCTGGCGAATTCCGAAACGTCGCCAACACACTCTGTCAGCTCCAACAGCAGGTAcataaagtatattattttaacaaggaAAACGAAACGATGTATTGTTGTATTTTGTATGTCCAGTTCGAACGCAAACTTTTGGACTCTGTACAATCTGGAGGTGCCGACGCCTAAAACAGTGTTCAACGACATCTCGATCGTGGCGAACGTGCACAGATTCTCGTCGGCACAAACCTATTGTCATTTGATGAGCGAGAGTCACATGATACTCCGAATGGCGTTGCTGTTGAAAAAATGGACCACAACTGAAGAGAACGTAAAGTTAATTGTTCCCGAGCAGGACGACGGCAACAGGGAGGATCTGATCGAAACGTATCGAACGTCGTGCGCTCTACTCGGAGATCATTTTGTGATGTCAGTCAGTCCAGGAGGATCGTAAATTACGTTACGTTACTGATTGCACTTGTACATGTTCCAGGTGTTCGAATCCGGACGACTACACTTTATGCATTCCGTACTATAAGATGGCGAGAATTCAACCGTTCCAAGTGTTGAAGCGcgtgaaaaaaattcaagaacAGTCGAACAACATGGTGAGAATGCTTTTCCCTTCAACCATCGATCGATAAGTCGACTAATTACAGTCACGTTCTGTTTTAGTCGACCAAAGGACTGATGCACTATTTGAGGGCGGTACTGTTGGATGTGAAAAGTGGCTCAGAAGCAGATCGATTTTTCGGATCGGGAGCCAAGCAAAGCTTTGCCGAGGCAATCTTGGACTTGCTCCAGGTGCACGGCTATCAGGAGCTGCCCAATCTCATACTCAGAAGTAAAATCGTCAGGGAGTATTCGACCGACAAGCTAATCAACATCCTGAACGACACGCCGAACGGCAACGAGAAGTTGTTGGCTCTCACCGTGTTGCACATTCAAAAatgcaacaacaacaaagcCTCGGAATGCCTGAGCAAAATTTCGCACAGCACCTTGTTCGAATTGCTCCTGGAACATTCGGAATTGTTGTTCGAGACGACGTACAATCCACAAAACAGACCGAAAGGAGTTACCAGCTTTTCGGAGTTTGCCGTCATGTTGATCGGTTACAACCCCGAACTTTTGGCTTCCGTTTTGGTCAGTTTGATCGTCGAAAAGAAATCCATAAGCTTGAACAAGGTGATCAAGGTGTTTTTGGAGTATCTGCCTTCGAGTATTGGAAGCGACGGCAACACGGCCGGTCTGGTGTTACAAAAAACTCTCGAAAGATATTTCGAGAATTATTTCTCTCGTCCGGAAAACGCGGATCTCACTAAGATAACGTACGAACGTGGTTCGTCGGAGGCGATGAAACTGTTGGTCAGATCGTACCTGAGTCAGTTGCAGATTTTGCGCATGAAAGAGGAGAGTTTCAGGAAGGACGTCGGCCGCTTGGAGAGGAACAATTCGGAGGAGGACGAGGAAGAACAGCAATTCGGTTATAACAAAGTGGGAAGGATTCAGTTCGAGGAGAACGTAAAGAAGAAGCCGCAGGACAATTATCTGTTTTCAAGTTTGCGATACGACTATTTGGACAAGATGCCTCCGTTTCAAATCGAAATAACCTCCAAGATTTTGGAGACGTGCGTCGAAAATTATCCGAAAAAGGAGGAAGACAATTCGGGCAAGAACTCCGAAGCGGACGTTGTGCTGAGGCGGTTGCAAGCTTTGCTCTGCTCTCAGACCGTTCCGAAGAATGTGATTTCGGAGGTCGGTGCGTTTTTGCAAGTTAACGAGAACGTGAGAGGAGGCTGCAGTCTTCGGTCGATCATTTCGGGTACGAACGACGCCATCAGTTTGTTGATCGACGTTTGTCCGCAATGTTTGCCGCAATTTGGGAAAGATCGTTTCACCAGAAAAGACGAATGGAAGTTTTTAATTGCGACAGTTCAGAGGAGAATCTTGGAGCTGTCTCAGGACGAAAAATTGAAAAGGGTTTGTTTCTTTCACAAGAAAATACTTCGAGGTATGTTTATacgtttctaaataataataataataataatgatgatgataattGATGGGAGGatgtttcagatattttaactCACGTTGCTACGTCCATGACGTTAGATCAGTTGGTGGACGTGTTCCCCCAACGTTTCAGCACTGTTCCGGAGAAATTGGACGGGAACGATGTTTCCGAGTTGGACGATGATTTGGACATTTTGAACGAGATCCAAAATTACGAACCGTACGTGATGATGTGCAAGGAAACGATGCACGCCAATCAAATTAACAAGTTGATCACTACGACGGGTCAACAGTTGCTGTGCACACTAAATCTTTAAATCGtacactgttttttttttgtaaacctTTGCACCTTAAAATTCACACGATTCGGaccaatattgttttaattacttctCGGAGAGGAAACGAGCGAATGAACGAACAAAAGATTACTACTACTGACTGTAGTTTGCAAGCAAAAAAGATTACGCTGCTTTTTTGTCCAATTGATTTCGGCTTATTTTAGTTGAGAGCATCAAAAATGAGGAGCCTTAGACTTGGACTGATATTTGGACATTTTTAAAGCGATGTCACTTTTTTTCACTCTGCTATAGAAAggaataagtataaaaattgatttgtgatagttttatatattgtttttaagtcGTTAATAGTTGTGATATTATATCTACTACATATATCGATggacaaaataaatgaataaatatctattaaacGAGAGActtttatttgtaacaaacattttacatttacataaatatagaaaaatatttgaaattatttctaattctcAAAGACTAAAACTAATTGGATTTTAGAggaatatttacaaaagtgCGTGCGTAGTTGGATTAATTAAGGTCAATACCAGCCGTAAAAGGGGGGTTGGTGCCCGAACGTTTTCGGAGCGTGATTCGGCGGTGGATAACTGTGCAAACCGGGGTGCTGCAAGTTTTGACCGAAACTTATCGGGTTTTGGGTGAAACTTTGCGGATTGGGACTCGTGTTTCTCATGTTGTTGTTCGGGGACAAGTTCCAGCTGTTGGACATTTGATGAATGTCGTTGGGACAGTGAGCTTCGTTGCTGTTGCTGTTGCCTGTAaggaagaaagaaagaaagaaagatcAATTTTGGAGTAGAGAAACGATGTGGTTGATTGTGCGGTTAGAAAGCGATTTTAGATAGATAGATAATCATTTAATCATTCCCGGagtgaaatttgttttatttcaatatttcaattagtGGTGTGGCGTTCAATTGAGCGCAAAACCAGCTGCGGACTTACCACTGTTTGGGCCCAACATGGTGACGATGCTCGTCGGAGTCGGAGGCATGTTCGGGACGTATCCGCTTCCGGTTTGGTGACTGACCGGACTGTGATTGTCTTGGCTGTTTTGCAGACTGCTCTCTTGACTTTCTTTGTTGTATTCGGACAGGTTGTGGATTTCGTTGGGGCTGGACGAGGTGGCGTGTTGCTGAAGGGCACTCGTCGAAGGGATGTTGCTTTGAGGAATTGGCATCGGCAAGTTGGGTTGGTAAAGGGAGTGAGTTGGGTACGGGTGGTTGTTTGCGATGTTGTGTTCCCACTTTACGTCGGAAATGGGAACGTTTGGAGAGGTGGAGTGGTGAGACGGGTATAaatctggcactgcaacaaatCAGGATGAATTAGTCAGTTACCTTAATATAtagcttataaaattagtcGGActcaataataaatgtgtgttTTCGAAGTTGATAAAAAGGATAAAGTAAACTTACTTTGACTAGGTGCAGAAGTGCTGGTGAATCCGGAGTCTCCGATAGAGCCGTACGGAGTGGTCGCGGTGGAGGAATATCCGATGGCTCCCAAAGAAGGATAGCTGGACGAAGTGGAGGCCAATTGTTTCCTGAGTCTGGCTCTTCGGTTCGAGAACCACACTTGGATCCTGGCTTCGGTCAGTTTGGTGCGTTGCGCCAGCTCTTCCCTGGTGTAGATGTCTGGGTATTGGGTGCGTTCGAACGCCTTCTCCAGTTCGTCCAGTTGGTAGGCGGTGAAGGTGGTGCGAGAACGACGCTGTTTGCGTTTCAGAGGAATTCCCGGTTCGCTTTCGCAGTCTGAACCTCCCTCGTTGTCCGTCGATTTGTCTGTGGATGAATGAAAAGAAGGAAATCATTAGTCGTCGTGAGAATGCAGTGAAGTACGGATCTGTTGGGTATAATAATAGTGTAGTGGAAGTGAAAAATGGCTGCGATTCGATCCGTTGGCGATTAAAAATGGCCGCGACTTGTCCATTTGCCCAGAAAGTGGAAGAATCGAACCGAAACCGAAACCGGTTGGTTGACGAATCAAAAAACGGACGGATTTGTAATATCCGATCGGTGATCGGCGATCGGCGATCGACACATCTGTCCCTTGGAGTAGTTAGTTGGATGcattgttcggttgaaacgcGTATCTCCGATTAGACGACGGACCGTTCGTTCCATTGGTCGAGCCGAAAATTACATCATCATTTTCGAGTGTGGCTCAAGGTCCCCTTTTGTGTGCAGGTGCCACACACCGCCGTTTCGTTAATCACATTCTCACACtttggataattaataattagatgcCGAACATTCCTTCATTGCGATTGTTTTGAACTATCAACAAACGGTAAAAGTTGGTGGCAAAACAGGTAGTCAATGAGACAGGAGCGAAGGGCAAAGAGGAGAAAGAAGTGTAACATCATCGTGTTGCCATTAAAGCGGCCGTTTTGATCTGTTCTCTTCCCTCCCGTTTTCCTCATCTTTTTCTCTTGGACCGTTGTtggtaattaaaaagttgCGCGGGGTGTCAAGACACCTTTCGGTTGTTTCGCACCCACCATACACCAAAACactgatttttttctttgttgtgCCGCTAATGATCTTTGTTTGTATttcactttagattcttttatcaaaattactttttataaaaccaaaattcttaattatgactattatgaaatatctttttatattttatttcatatttttttttatttaactagaagaatattgaaaatgattgttttataaataattaaattgatgataatgtaataaaagaataatttatttattgaatatttgtattgaattgttttaaatgtaaattcttttaacatttgacaagtttatattaagtgaaatgaataattgtagatttaatttaaattgaataaatttattaataagattttaatacagttttatttaaattaaaaagttaaaaatgatttaagttattaaagtaGATTATAGTGATtgttatattctttttttagttaaatgatGATTAGAAATTGGTAATTGATGAAAGagtaaaatgatattttatattgaaaaattgatgaataaaatagGAAAAGAGAAAATCTTACAAAagggattaattaataattattttattgatttgaattaatttagttaatattaaagtgaagtatgtattgtattaaaaattgttgaaaattaaaataaaatatatttttgaaattgatttaagtaatatgaagaaaatgaatgaataaatgaatgaagAGAAAAGAAGGCAAGAGGAAAGAAGTTGAGAGAGAAGAgaaaagaagagaagagagGAGAAGAAGACAGAAGAGAAGAGAGGAGAGGAGAAGaagagagaagagaagagaagagaaaaaaagaaaagaaaagaaaagagGAGAAGAGAAAAGAAGAGAGAAGAGGagagaagaaaagaaaagagaagacaagagaagagaagaaataggaaatataaataatgtgggAACCGTCGGAATAGTTGAGCGAACAAAACTTACCGTCGCAATCTGCGCCTTTTCCTCTCAACAGTCTGCTGATGGCCGAAACACTCGGAGCCGAACTCCTGTCGCAGATTCCTTCCTTCACCAGTCTGTCCCTAATTTCCCAGCTGAAGATCGAAGGATTCTCCCTTTTGTAGTGCTCGATCCTGGTCTCGACTTCGGGCGTCGCCAGTCTCGGTTTCGAGCCGCCGATCACTCCGGGTCGGATGCTTCCGGTTTCCTGATAACGGTTCAGGATTTTGCTCACGCATCCGTGAGACACCCGGAGCTGTCGAGAAATGACGCACGGCCTTACGCCGGCCGCCGCCATCTCTACGATCTTCAGACGGATGTGGTTCGGAAGCGGACGTCCGTTTATAAACACGCCGCCCAATTGGTTGACGCGGCCCTGACCTAAAATCGAACCcgattcaaatttatcgtcTGAAACAAGGAAGGAAGGAAGAAAGGAAAGAAGGAAGGAAGGAAGGAAGAAAAGAGAAGAAACGGGTACGTACCTTGGAACGGGTATCCGGAAAAACAGGGTCTGTGCATGATTCCAAAGTTACCGCCAGTTACTGTCATCTTACACAAGCAACTTCACTGGTTCATGAACACTCTCCCGATGGAACACTCTTCGAACACTCTTCGAACACGGACACTTGTAACGCACTCCGGAGGAAGTTTGTGAGCGGACTGAAGTGAAGGAGATCACTGATCGTGTCGGATGAGGCCCGAAGGCTCCACTTGTGTGGCTCCGCCCCGAAACGGGGAAAATAATGAGAAAAAGACGTAAAGCCACTCCTCCCTCTATTCCGTTTCGGACACTGCGACTGCGCCGACGCAACGACACTCCGGCCAATTTACAACTTTGCTCctctattttttattcgtaTTCTATCTACTTATAAATATCCACAATAATGAGAACAATAAAAGAAGTTTAATGATGTGAATATAGGTGTgtctttttcaattgtttgattgtttacaacaagtgtgaatttgtttgtttctttTGAAATCGTTTCTGTCTTAAATCGATTTATTTCGTCTAGACGATTTGTCAACGTGTTAAACCattctttatttctttattaattaattatcataatgatatagatatgttaaaattacttatcttGATTTCAActtaaattgtacaattttatggATATATCATTGAAAacgtttctttaaattattataaattatgaagaatacaaaatatattaaaatgaaatggaaTAAGAGaagaattaaaatgaaattatgaagaatataaaatatattaaaatgaagtaGAAAAAGAGaagaattaaaatgaaactaaaaTGTATAGTTgacttaaagtaatttaaggagaagtaagaaataaataaacagaaaatacCGTTTGAGAGTTTGAATAGAAAAGTGAAATTTCTTATGGAGTTTATTATAggccaataaattataaaatatgataaaggAGACGAAATGAGGGTAGTAATCGTAAATTTTATGGTAAACCATTTTTTGGTAGTGTCGGTCGTGTTGGCCGTGCGACGCTGCGCAATAAAACTGCTTTTATCGGAACTCGGAAAAAAATTGGGTTACTTCTTGGGAATTATTATCAGTTTTATGTAAAAGTGAAATTGATATATTGCGCACAAAAGGGTACAGTAAAGTTCAATAAAGATATTCaagatttatcaataaattaatagagaGGAAATGGTGAATTGGGtaataagttaggttaggaaacaatttcaacaaacGTCGATGATTAAACCTAAACAATTATAGATATGGAAACAGTGGTCACGAAAGTTCCAACCTTTATATTCAGTcagttagttaataaaaatcatattttatattgaaatgcaAGTTCCAAGTAAAATGGAAGAAAGAATGCAGAGAATGAGAATGAGAATGAAAGAATAAGAGGAATTTTATTGTGGCAATTTGGGaatgcaataaattaattttgaaaattttgttccCATTTTATGAAACAGTTTTTCGACATCGGGTCCAAATCGTAAAAGTTTTACAACTCCATCTGCTCCGACCTAATCCTCCGTCTGATCCGTCTGATCTGTCCACGTGTTTCCAATCATAAACTCcgaatattctatttattcaaaataatagaaaaagaaactcttaattttatgtttatttgaaattgattaattaggtaataaattattcatttacattatagatattttaataatggaatGATTGTGATGAAgagaaaacttttaaatgtgaaCTCGttgattaaagaattttataaacttaaaatgttaataaaatagttcttCAATTTACATTCTTTTAACGGAATccgataaaaaatgaaattagatGGGAGGAAAGAGTAAATTATGTTCACACCatgaaaagtatataaaatttcgtttatttattttacggtttatctgtttaaatttgtttaaaataacgtGAGAAACAATTAGTTGTCTGAGCgagaaaagaagaaaagaagaaaagaagaagGTCCGGAATGGGCATAAATCACCGCAGAAAAAAGAAGTAGAAATATGGAGCGTGTAATTGATTCAGCTACCGTAGGTAAAGTAAGTCGAAATATTGTTTTCGGTCACGCTTTGAAAAGTGTCGAAAAGATGTTTGGTGTTTCGGGAGTCAATAGTCAAGTTCAGTTGGAAGTAAATTGATTTGTGCGTTGCTTAGAGCGTGGCAAAACGGTGACGAGACAGTCGTAAACAACAAACacaacgacgacgacgacaatAAAGAAACAATCGATCGGGAATAAGTAAGCAAAGATGAGCGGCCATTGTGGCGTTGTGTGGGGACCGCACACACGACGCAAACGGAAGCAAAGCTTGATTGGAACGGTCGACCCACCAATCCCGACTTGTCTCTTTCTCCTTTGGGCGTGTTCACACTCACATACTTCGTtcttttctcttctcttctcttcacTACAAactaatattgtaatttcgtcccattttcaacattttacattaacataatataataatattcggCGTAAGCagaaattgtaaaatgatTAACTTTGATGATTTGcgtgaaatttaatatcataaaccgaaattgttataaaatgtcataaaataataaaatccagCCATTTCTTTCCTTTCCTTCCCTTTTTTCTTCTCTTTCAATCATTAACTAACTGTTCATGTTCATCTTCACGttcaaacaaatatatttcaagttAAACaagtattgtatataattaatagaaattcaaagtaaattatttctttcccCATTTgttttcacttttaaatatgcataataacgtttaataatttaattttaatttttttttcatattttattatttttattattatttaattaattgtttaatgcatacatttttgtaaagtATAATTGTTTCTTCtcaaattatcttataaaattgtaattcattaagttaagatttatttaacctCAATTAGAATTGTTTATCAAAGTGAAatgattaaacattaaaaatattacgaatTGAGAATAATTAGTTGAAAAGAGCAGAAAACACAAAATGCGTTTGAAATGTaaagtttattggtttattagTTCCAGTGGAGTCCGGAGGAAGGTATATTGTGTCCAATTTCTGGTGAAACGTCATAAACCGAATTTCCTCAATAAAATCATAACCGTCTCTCATTTCACCAATTGACTTTTATCTCGACTTTCTTTTATCGCCCATAATCGATATTTTGATACCAATTTGAACGAATCCACATTTGTAGGTTGGAACATCACTATATTCcttcatttattcattcattcctcttcaattaaaatacattacgaagattaaattgtttgcaacaagaaataacttttaaattaagatacaaaatagtaaaagaagtttaagaacaaaatctttatatttattcatattcgattgatttacttaaaattttcaatatattttcaaacaaatttttgaattaataatttctatttttcttacaattgaagtatttcataattatttaaaaacttatttaatattgtcaattgtttgattaattaaatttcatcaaaattattattattatttattaatatattttcacaatttctttgtttatattcaaatattttcattttttatttatttatttatttatcttcttttttctcctttatttCTCATTTCCAAATGTTacattataaagaaataaataaaatgattggacttattaattaaaatataattattgttttattaccattttctattattaatttaagtagacatttttagaaaaataaaaagaaaaaatagttaaaagatatttatcaGTAATTTGTACTGAGGACTCAAAAAAGAACAATCAATCAAACGGCAAAAGTCAAACAGTGCGACAAATTGTGAAACTTGTCTAAAAATCTTTATCTTTTTCTTTCTTATCTCTATTTGTTAAATAGAATTTAGGAACAGA carries:
- the LOC109602577 gene encoding Hermansky-Pudlak syndrome 3 protein homolog isoform X2, whose translation is MVRVISVHHFAQQSVQVVEQPTACTVAPPHRLLLALTSNCVEVRDLLHDSDLLFTFPTVDEVLEIVHCLNGDYVATLETKFNRQNKETNFVRVYVNWDTVATLQQSKMTSSGVSLGASECGMVQPMRARIAGRVTPTTNQSELGSLEMIEIPVKLNPNAISCCQVSGNLIILADKTVNFYSFRVKTHDISKLKFVDFEEIPIMVQLSFAPTTIEMCENYVACMNKDSFHLFRIDDAAKDNTEPTSNDFQSEFQYSQQQTVDYKRLVREETMQNKDKITINLPTIMRENSIIHKNNPFTFSDKEMIATIKATTPNNKAANSYTIHNLIQLKLIPILIESGPKSVAEEFKSLVLKPLYIDETLNRSNSSVDDRYFSSYYRKNFNSLVCMIATQQEGYMYHFDDAETSSEKDNCIAIYPFTAPVHKLVMEDYFLHALTETGLESYTLRFGHQMCRNFQVIDGVNVACPSITDSICLVGLRPFLGVEQILLSQNHLLLLANSETSPTHSVSSNSSSNANFWTLYNLEVPTPKTVFNDISIVANVHRFSSAQTYCHLMSESHMILRMALLLKKWTTTEENVKLIVPEQDDGNREDLIETYRTSCALLGDHFVMCSNPDDYTLCIPYYKMARIQPFQVLKRVKKIQEQSNNMSTKGLMHYLRAVLLDVKSGSEADRFFGSGAKQSFAEAILDLLQVHGYQELPNLILRSKIVREYSTDKLINILNDTPNGNEKLLALTVLHIQKCNNNKASECLSKISHSTLFELLLEHSELLFETTYNPQNRPKGVTSFSEFAVMLIGYNPELLASVLVSLIVEKKSISLNKVIKVFLEYLPSSIGSDGNTAGLVLQKTLERYFENYFSRPENADLTKITYERGSSEAMKLLVRSYLSQLQILRMKEESFRKDVGRLERNNSEEDEEEQQFGYNKVGRIQFEENVKKKPQDNYLFSSLRYDYLDKMPPFQIEITSKILETCVENYPKKEEDNSGKNSEADVVLRRLQALLCSQTVPKNVISEVGAFLQVNENVRGGCSLRSIISGTNDAISLLIDVCPQCLPQFGKDRFTRKDEWKFLIATVQRRILELSQDEKLKRVCFFHKKILRDILTHVATSMTLDQLVDVFPQRFSTVPEKLDGNDVSELDDDLDILNEIQNYEPYVMMCKETMHANQINKLITTTGQQLLCTLNL
- the LOC109602577 gene encoding Hermansky-Pudlak syndrome 3 protein isoform X1, whose protein sequence is MVRVISVHHFAQQSVQVVEQPTACTVAPPHRLLLALTSNCVEVRDLLHDSDLLFTFPTVDEVLEIVHCLNGDYVATLETKFNRQNKETNFVRVYVNWDTVATLQQSKMTSSGVSLGASECGMVQPMRARIAGRVTPTTNQSELGSLEMIEIPVKLNPNAISCCQVSGNLIILADKTVNFYSFRVKTHDISKLKFVDFEEIPIMVQLSFAPTTIEMCENYVACMNKDSFHLFRIDDAAKDNTEPTSNDFQSEFQYSQQQTVDYKRLVREETMQNKDKITINLPTIMRENSIIHKNNPFTFSDKEMIATIKATTPNNKAANSYTIHNLIQLKLIPILIESGPKSVAEEFKSLVLKPLYIDETLNRSNSSVDDRYFSSYYRKNFNSLVCMIATQQEGYMYHFDDAETSSEKDNCIAIYPFTAPVHKLVMEDYFLHALTETGLESYTLRFGHQMCRNFQVIDGVNVACPSITDSICLVGLRPFLGVEQILLSQNHLLLLANSETSPTHSVSSNSRYINSNANFWTLYNLEVPTPKTVFNDISIVANVHRFSSAQTYCHLMSESHMILRMALLLKKWTTTEENVKLIVPEQDDGNREDLIETYRTSCALLGDHFVMCSNPDDYTLCIPYYKMARIQPFQVLKRVKKIQEQSNNMSTKGLMHYLRAVLLDVKSGSEADRFFGSGAKQSFAEAILDLLQVHGYQELPNLILRSKIVREYSTDKLINILNDTPNGNEKLLALTVLHIQKCNNNKASECLSKISHSTLFELLLEHSELLFETTYNPQNRPKGVTSFSEFAVMLIGYNPELLASVLVSLIVEKKSISLNKVIKVFLEYLPSSIGSDGNTAGLVLQKTLERYFENYFSRPENADLTKITYERGSSEAMKLLVRSYLSQLQILRMKEESFRKDVGRLERNNSEEDEEEQQFGYNKVGRIQFEENVKKKPQDNYLFSSLRYDYLDKMPPFQIEITSKILETCVENYPKKEEDNSGKNSEADVVLRRLQALLCSQTVPKNVISEVGAFLQVNENVRGGCSLRSIISGTNDAISLLIDVCPQCLPQFGKDRFTRKDEWKFLIATVQRRILELSQDEKLKRVCFFHKKILRDILTHVATSMTLDQLVDVFPQRFSTVPEKLDGNDVSELDDDLDILNEIQNYEPYVMMCKETMHANQINKLITTTGQQLLCTLNL